One window of Thermodesulfovibrio aggregans genomic DNA carries:
- a CDS encoding methyl-accepting chemotaxis protein: protein MFKNLTIGKKLTVGFGVVIFLLALSGAITLLQLYSIKTNIKDIDERIDKLNDSVSVRRAILAVINNVKDIMLAEDLKTKQELKKAIDENRAKYKEKIEAIRKTTHTKEGEELLKNIEDAVKDAAQVNNKVIELAMAGKNKEAIEVFNHELSPKLARLEKALDDEVAFHNKKLDARIADVNSIIVKEILVVIILTIASVLIGTGFAIFISRSVKKPVTELKGVLERVAQGDLSVDIKAQSKDELGMISQSLHEAIVSIKKLIAESKTIASSLASSSEQLSSTTEEISRNLKLQTERASQIASAAEEMSQTVVDIAKNASNIAEVSVTTANVAKEGRDMTMNTANEIKVIEGAIQKLSEVINVLGDRSRQIGEIVTVIKDIADQTNLLALNAAIEAARAGEQGRGFAVVADEVRKLAERTAKATDEIAEMIRGIQSEVDVAEVSMEDAKKKVASGVELSNKSAEILGQIFSKAQELQGMIQQIASATEEMSSVTDHITQDIGSIAEGSKEISLAVDQSAQTASDIARLGSELNTAIGRFKV, encoded by the coding sequence ATGTTTAAGAACCTTACAATCGGCAAAAAACTTACAGTGGGTTTTGGAGTTGTTATTTTTCTATTAGCTTTATCAGGGGCTATAACCCTCTTACAGTTATACTCGATCAAAACCAACATTAAGGACATTGATGAAAGAATTGACAAACTGAATGATTCAGTCTCTGTAAGAAGAGCTATTCTTGCAGTAATTAATAATGTAAAGGACATAATGCTTGCTGAAGATTTAAAAACAAAACAGGAGTTAAAAAAAGCAATTGATGAAAACAGAGCCAAATATAAAGAAAAAATAGAGGCTATAAGAAAAACAACTCATACTAAAGAAGGAGAAGAGCTTTTAAAAAATATTGAAGATGCAGTAAAAGATGCAGCTCAGGTAAACAACAAAGTAATTGAACTTGCTATGGCAGGAAAAAATAAAGAAGCAATAGAGGTTTTTAATCATGAACTTTCACCAAAACTTGCTCGCCTTGAAAAAGCCCTGGATGATGAAGTAGCGTTTCATAATAAAAAACTTGATGCAAGAATTGCAGATGTAAATTCAATTATAGTAAAGGAAATACTTGTCGTCATTATTCTCACAATTGCCTCTGTTTTAATAGGCACTGGTTTTGCCATATTCATCTCCCGTTCAGTTAAAAAACCTGTTACAGAACTCAAAGGAGTTCTTGAAAGGGTTGCACAGGGTGATTTATCAGTTGACATAAAAGCACAGAGCAAAGATGAGCTTGGCATGATTTCTCAATCACTTCACGAAGCAATAGTTTCAATAAAGAAACTCATTGCAGAGTCAAAGACAATTGCAAGCTCTCTTGCATCATCCTCAGAACAACTTTCTTCAACAACAGAGGAAATATCAAGAAATCTTAAATTACAGACAGAGCGTGCCAGTCAGATTGCCTCTGCTGCAGAGGAAATGAGTCAGACTGTTGTTGACATAGCAAAGAATGCATCAAACATTGCAGAAGTATCTGTCACAACCGCCAATGTAGCAAAAGAAGGAAGAGACATGACAATGAACACAGCTAATGAGATAAAAGTAATAGAGGGTGCCATACAGAAACTTTCAGAGGTGATAAATGTCTTGGGTGACCGTTCCCGTCAGATTGGCGAGATTGTAACAGTGATAAAAGACATTGCAGACCAGACAAATCTTTTGGCATTGAATGCTGCGATTGAGGCAGCTCGAGCAGGTGAACAGGGAAGAGGCTTTGCAGTTGTAGCTGATGAAGTGCGTAAACTTGCAGAGAGAACAGCAAAGGCAACAGATGAGATAGCAGAGATGATAAGGGGGATACAGAGTGAAGTTGATGTGGCAGAAGTTTCTATGGAAGATGCAAAAAAGAAGGTGGCAAGTGGTGTAGAGCTTAGCAACAAATCAGCTGAGATACTCGGGCAGATATTTAGCAAGGCACAGGAACTTCAGGGTATGATACAGCAAATTGCATCAGCAACAGAGGAGATGAGCTCAGTTACAGACCATATTACACAGGATATTGGAAGCATTGCAGAGGGTTCAAAAGAGATATCACTTGCCGTTGACCAGTCAGCCCAGACAGCAAGTGATATTGCAAGATTGGGTAGTGAGTTAAATACT
- a CDS encoding chemotaxis protein CheW, producing the protein METALIAKEGKISEKMRVLQLVTFTLGEEEYAVDILKVQEINRMKEITKVPNAPYYVEGVINLRGKVIPVVSLRKFFGLPEEEDRTKQKIMIMDIQGTTIGLIVDTVSEVLRISSDIVEPPPSMTYSVNSEFIWGIAKLEDRLIILLDMDRLISKEESQSMLGITEKAAIEE; encoded by the coding sequence GTGGAAACAGCATTGATAGCAAAGGAAGGTAAAATCTCTGAAAAAATGCGGGTGCTTCAACTTGTCACATTCACTCTTGGTGAAGAAGAATACGCCGTTGATATTCTAAAGGTGCAGGAAATAAACAGAATGAAGGAAATAACAAAGGTTCCAAATGCACCTTACTATGTTGAAGGAGTTATCAATCTCAGAGGCAAAGTTATACCTGTTGTAAGTCTAAGAAAGTTCTTTGGACTTCCTGAGGAAGAAGACAGAACAAAGCAGAAAATAATGATAATGGATATTCAGGGAACAACAATAGGATTAATAGTTGATACTGTATCTGAGGTGCTTCGTATATCATCAGACATTGTTGAACCACCACCTTCAATGACCTATTCTGTGAACTCAGAATTTATCTGGGGAATTGCCAAACTTGAAGACAGGCTAATTATACTTCTTGATATGGACAGGCTGATAAGCAAGGAAGAATCACAGAGCATGTTAGGAATAACAGAAAAGGCTGCGATTGAAGAATAA